The Kosakonia sacchari SP1 genome includes a window with the following:
- a CDS encoding TonB-dependent siderophore receptor — MAELTRCISGLKGHALFSALFLGAAFTPFTHAADKPEQNKDGDTITVLAGASSADKQATSGYQPISSSTATLTSMPLLDIPQVVNTVSDKVLEDQHATSLDEALYNVSNVVQTNTLGGTQDAFVRRGFGANRDGSIMTNGLRTVVPRSFNADVSRVEVLKGPASTLYGILDPGGLINVVTKRPETQFGGSVSATSSSFGGGTGQFDVTGPIEGTRLAYRLIGEYQNEDYWRNFGKEKSTFISPSLTWFGDNATVNVLYSHRDYQTPFDRGTIFDLTTKQAVNVDRKTRFDEPFNITDGESDIAQLNAEYRFNSEWTGKVEYGFSQDKYSDNQSRVMAYDATTGNLTRRVDATQGSTQRMHTTRADLQGNVNIGGFYNEILTGVSYEYYDLLRTDMIRCKNVKDFNIYNPVYGNASKCTSVSASDSDQTIKQESYSAYAQDALYLTDKWIAVAGMRYQYYTQYAGKGRPFNVNTDSSDEKWTPKFGLVYKLTPSVSLFGNVAKAFMPQSSIASYIGDLPPETSTSYEVGAKFDLFDGVTANITAFDIHKRNVLYNEIVGDDTVAKTAGRVRSQGVEMDLAGALTPNMNVIASYSYTAAKVLEDPDYAGKPLPNVPRHTGSLFLTYDIHNVFAGNTLTLGGGGHGVSRRSATNGADYYLPGYVVADAFAAYKMKLQYPVTLQVNLKNIFDKTYYTSSIATNNLGNQIGDPREVQFTVKMDF; from the coding sequence GCAAAACAAAGACGGCGATACCATTACCGTGCTGGCGGGCGCATCTTCCGCCGATAAACAGGCGACATCCGGCTACCAGCCGATAAGTTCTTCCACCGCCACGCTGACGTCCATGCCGCTGCTGGATATTCCGCAGGTGGTCAACACCGTGAGCGATAAAGTGCTGGAAGATCAACACGCCACCAGCCTTGACGAAGCGCTGTACAACGTCAGCAATGTGGTACAAACCAACACGCTCGGTGGCACGCAGGATGCGTTTGTACGCCGGGGATTTGGCGCCAACCGCGACGGTTCAATCATGACCAACGGCCTGCGCACCGTGGTGCCGCGCAGCTTTAATGCCGACGTGTCGCGCGTTGAAGTGCTGAAAGGCCCGGCGTCTACGCTGTACGGCATTCTCGATCCCGGCGGGCTTATCAATGTGGTCACCAAACGCCCGGAAACCCAATTCGGCGGCTCCGTCTCCGCCACCTCGTCAAGTTTTGGCGGCGGAACCGGCCAGTTTGATGTTACCGGGCCGATTGAGGGGACGCGGCTGGCGTACCGCCTGATTGGCGAGTATCAAAACGAAGATTACTGGCGCAATTTTGGTAAAGAGAAAAGCACCTTTATTTCGCCCTCGCTGACGTGGTTTGGCGATAACGCCACCGTCAACGTGCTCTACTCTCACCGCGATTATCAGACACCGTTTGATCGCGGCACAATCTTCGATCTCACCACCAAACAGGCGGTAAATGTCGACAGAAAGACCCGCTTCGATGAGCCGTTTAATATCACCGACGGCGAATCTGACATCGCGCAGTTAAACGCCGAGTACCGCTTTAACAGCGAATGGACCGGCAAAGTCGAGTACGGCTTCAGCCAGGATAAATACAGCGATAACCAGTCACGCGTGATGGCTTACGATGCCACCACGGGCAACCTGACGCGCCGCGTGGATGCCACGCAAGGTTCCACGCAGCGCATGCACACCACGCGGGCTGATCTGCAGGGTAATGTGAACATTGGCGGGTTTTATAATGAGATCCTCACCGGCGTTTCGTATGAATATTACGATCTGCTGCGTACCGACATGATCCGCTGCAAAAACGTCAAAGATTTCAATATCTATAACCCCGTCTATGGCAACGCCAGCAAATGCACCTCCGTCTCCGCCTCCGACAGCGATCAAACTATCAAGCAGGAGAGCTACTCGGCTTATGCGCAGGATGCGTTATACCTGACCGACAAATGGATCGCCGTCGCCGGGATGCGTTACCAGTATTACACCCAGTACGCCGGGAAAGGCCGTCCGTTTAACGTCAACACCGACAGCAGCGACGAAAAATGGACGCCAAAATTTGGCCTGGTCTACAAACTCACGCCATCGGTTTCGCTGTTCGGTAACGTGGCGAAAGCCTTTATGCCACAGTCGTCCATCGCCAGCTATATCGGCGACTTACCGCCGGAGACCTCCACCTCTTACGAAGTGGGCGCGAAATTCGACCTGTTCGACGGCGTTACCGCCAATATCACGGCGTTTGATATTCACAAACGTAACGTGCTGTACAACGAGATCGTCGGCGACGATACGGTGGCGAAAACCGCCGGGCGCGTGCGCTCGCAAGGTGTGGAGATGGATCTCGCCGGTGCATTGACGCCGAACATGAACGTGATTGCCAGCTACAGCTACACCGCAGCAAAAGTGCTGGAAGATCCCGATTATGCCGGTAAACCGCTGCCGAACGTGCCGCGCCACACCGGTTCACTGTTCCTGACGTACGACATTCATAACGTCTTTGCTGGCAATACGCTGACCCTCGGCGGCGGCGGTCACGGCGTTAGCCGCCGTTCTGCCACCAACGGCGCGGATTACTACCTGCCGGGCTACGTGGTTGCCGACGCGTTTGCCGCTTACAAAATGAAGCTGCAATACCCGGTAACGTTGCAGGTAAACCTGAAAAATATCTTCGACAAGACCTACTACACCTCGTCAATTGCCACCAACAATCTGGGCAACCAGATTGGCGATCCGCGCGAAGTGCAGTTCACCGTCAAAATGGATTTCTAA
- a CDS encoding carbohydrate ABC transporter permease, with protein MRKYWLPWLILSPSLLFLALFTYFPLFRSVYDSLFDTRMATQDAPYVGLGNFARLLDDSVFWQSLFNNLIYLLLTVIPGVTLALLLAVALWENHRVNRWLRTAFFFPMIIPMVSAAALWLFIFMPGLGMLDHYLAQLFGPMNNNWLGRSNSALFALALIGVWKFAGYYMLFFLAGLQGIPASTREAAVMEGATSTQVFFKVTLPLLRPTISFVVTTALIYSITQIDHVAVMTRGGPDNATTVLLYYIQNLAWDTHDLGKASAATFLTLVGLFVFSLVNLKLLERGAHYER; from the coding sequence ATGAGAAAATACTGGCTTCCCTGGCTGATTCTGTCGCCGTCACTGCTGTTCCTGGCACTGTTTACTTACTTTCCACTCTTTCGCTCGGTGTATGACAGCCTGTTCGATACCCGCATGGCAACCCAGGATGCTCCGTATGTCGGGTTGGGCAATTTCGCCCGCCTGTTAGATGACAGCGTGTTCTGGCAATCGCTGTTCAATAACCTGATTTATCTGCTGCTGACGGTGATCCCGGGCGTCACGCTGGCGCTGCTGCTGGCGGTGGCATTATGGGAAAACCACCGCGTCAACCGCTGGCTGCGCACCGCCTTTTTCTTTCCGATGATTATCCCGATGGTCAGTGCCGCCGCACTGTGGCTGTTTATCTTTATGCCCGGCCTCGGCATGCTCGACCACTACCTGGCGCAGCTCTTTGGCCCGATGAACAACAACTGGCTGGGCCGCAGCAACAGTGCGCTGTTTGCGCTGGCGTTGATTGGTGTATGGAAATTCGCAGGCTATTACATGTTGTTCTTTCTCGCCGGGTTGCAGGGCATTCCCGCGTCCACACGTGAAGCGGCCGTCATGGAGGGGGCAACCTCAACGCAGGTGTTCTTTAAGGTGACGCTGCCGCTGCTGCGCCCGACCATCAGCTTTGTCGTTACCACCGCACTCATCTACTCCATTACCCAGATCGACCACGTCGCGGTGATGACGCGCGGCGGCCCGGACAACGCCACCACCGTGCTGCTCTATTACATCCAGAACCTCGCCTGGGATACCCACGATCTGGGCAAAGCCTCCGCCGCCACGTTTTTGACGCTGGTCGGGCTGTTTGTCTTCTCGCTGGTCAACCTGAAACTACTGGAAAGAGGAGCGCATTATGAGCGTTGA
- a CDS encoding carbohydrate ABC transporter permease → MSVEITPAISRSTTVPRPLWLRLRHSRPVTLAVLMICLALLWVSPFIWMLSSAFSATTFGEGMASILPRFPLTLDNFRDAWNSANWLSLYANTLIFAFGTFFVQLFTITTAGYVFACHEFRGKQTLFILFLVQLMIMPVVMMIPNMLTLKTFGLLNTLTGVMMPYFTSAFGVFLMRQAFLAIPKEIEEAALMEGCRWWQVLFRVMLPMSWPSVLAFATVSITYHWNEYLWPLMMLNDPDKQVLTVGLVSFAMGAESGGQWGMISAGTLMVCLPLMVAFIAFQKQFLRSFGFSGIK, encoded by the coding sequence ATGAGCGTTGAGATTACGCCTGCCATCAGCCGCAGCACGACCGTACCGCGCCCGTTGTGGCTGCGCCTGCGCCACTCCCGTCCGGTGACACTTGCGGTGTTGATGATTTGCCTGGCGCTGCTGTGGGTAAGCCCGTTTATCTGGATGCTTTCGTCTGCTTTCAGCGCCACCACCTTTGGCGAAGGCATGGCGTCGATTCTGCCGCGCTTCCCGCTGACGCTGGATAACTTCCGCGATGCGTGGAACAGCGCCAACTGGCTGAGCCTCTACGCCAACACGCTGATTTTCGCCTTCGGCACCTTCTTCGTGCAGTTGTTCACTATCACCACCGCCGGTTACGTCTTTGCCTGCCACGAATTTCGCGGTAAGCAAACGCTGTTCATCCTGTTTCTGGTGCAACTGATGATCATGCCGGTGGTGATGATGATCCCCAACATGCTAACGCTGAAAACCTTCGGCCTGCTCAACACCCTGACCGGCGTAATGATGCCCTACTTCACCTCGGCGTTCGGCGTATTCCTGATGCGCCAGGCGTTTCTCGCTATCCCGAAAGAGATCGAAGAAGCGGCGCTGATGGAGGGCTGCCGCTGGTGGCAGGTGCTGTTCCGCGTGATGTTGCCGATGTCGTGGCCGTCGGTGCTGGCCTTCGCCACCGTCAGCATTACCTACCACTGGAACGAGTATTTATGGCCGCTGATGATGCTCAACGATCCGGACAAACAGGTGCTGACGGTCGGCCTGGTGTCATTCGCCATGGGCGCGGAGTCCGGCGGCCAGTGGGGGATGATCAGCGCCGGGACGCTGATGGTCTGCCTGCCGCTGATGGTCGCATTTATCGCTTTTCAAAAGCAGTTTCTCCGGAGCTTTGGTTTTTCCGGGATTAAATAA
- a CDS encoding phosphodiesterase, with translation MFLAQISDTHFRSQNEKLYSFIDINAGNADVVCQLNALRERPDAVVVSGDIVNCGRPEEYRVARQILGSLDYPLFVIPGNHDNKTHFLEYLHPLCPHLGNDPQNMRYAIDDFATRLLFIDSSLAGESKGWLTNDTLSWLEVQLSDSKDKPTAIFMHHPPLPLGNAQMDRIACENGHQLLKLVERFPALTRIFCGHNHSLTMTQYRQATIATIPATVHQVPYCHEDTRPYYDMSPPSCLMHRQIGEQWVSYLHPLSHYAGPWLYNESISCPVDER, from the coding sequence ATGTTTTTAGCGCAAATTTCAGATACCCATTTCCGCAGCCAGAACGAGAAGCTGTACAGCTTTATTGATATCAACGCCGGAAATGCCGATGTGGTATGCCAGCTTAACGCGCTGCGCGAACGCCCGGATGCGGTGGTGGTCAGCGGCGATATTGTTAACTGCGGTCGTCCGGAAGAGTACCGCGTGGCGCGCCAGATCTTAGGTAGCCTCGACTATCCGCTGTTTGTTATTCCTGGCAACCACGACAACAAAACTCACTTTCTCGAATACCTGCATCCGCTGTGCCCGCATCTGGGTAACGATCCGCAGAACATGCGCTATGCGATTGATGATTTCGCGACCCGCCTGCTGTTCATTGATTCAAGCCTCGCCGGGGAATCGAAAGGCTGGCTGACCAACGACACGCTGAGTTGGCTGGAAGTGCAGCTTAGCGACAGCAAAGACAAACCAACCGCCATCTTTATGCACCACCCGCCGCTGCCGCTCGGCAACGCGCAGATGGATCGCATCGCCTGCGAAAATGGTCATCAGTTATTGAAACTGGTGGAGCGCTTCCCGGCGCTGACGCGCATTTTCTGCGGTCACAACCACAGCCTGACCATGACGCAGTATCGCCAGGCGACGATTGCCACCATCCCGGCGACGGTGCATCAGGTGCCGTATTGCCACGAAGACACACGCCCGTACTACGACATGTCGCCGCCGTCTTGCCTGATGCACCGCCAGATTGGCGAACAGTGGGTTAGCTATCTGCATCCGCTGTCGCATTACGCCGGCCCGTGGTTATACAACGAAAGCATCAGTTGCCCGGTAGATGAGCGTTAA
- a CDS encoding ABC transporter ATP-binding protein: MLRLQNISKQFDGKPALNALSLDIHDGEFVVLVGPSGCGKSTLLRLIAGLESVSDGAILLDNDDITTRSPRERNFAMIFQNYALFPHLSVRDNITFGMKVRHEEKASWQPRLERVAQMLQLDTLLERKPAKLSGGQRQRVAMARAIVRNPKLFLMDEPLSNLDARLRTEVRDSIMAMHQQLKTSTIYVTHDQTEAMSMADRIVVMNGGHVQQVGRPEHLYAHPANLFVAGFIGSPAMNLLSLPCANGSVLLDEQRLPLPVHARDAADVWLGIRPEHITDTPEVDQLVLPATVIQRELMGADYQLHVSTPIGNLRYIRRHRGDVPTKGDTLRVGFSPLDSHLFDAQTLLNLHQEKDHA; the protein is encoded by the coding sequence ATGTTAAGACTGCAAAACATCAGTAAACAGTTCGATGGCAAACCGGCGCTCAATGCGCTGTCGCTGGATATCCACGATGGTGAATTCGTGGTGCTGGTTGGCCCTTCCGGCTGCGGTAAAAGCACGCTGCTGCGGCTGATTGCCGGGCTGGAGAGCGTCAGCGACGGCGCGATACTGCTCGACAACGACGACATCACCACGCGTTCACCGCGCGAGCGCAATTTCGCGATGATCTTCCAGAACTATGCGCTGTTTCCGCACCTTTCCGTGCGCGACAACATCACCTTCGGCATGAAAGTGCGCCACGAAGAGAAAGCCAGCTGGCAACCGCGTCTGGAGCGCGTGGCGCAGATGTTGCAGCTCGACACGCTGCTGGAGAGAAAACCGGCAAAACTCTCCGGCGGCCAGCGCCAGCGTGTGGCGATGGCGCGCGCGATTGTGCGTAACCCGAAGCTGTTTTTAATGGACGAACCGCTCTCCAACCTTGATGCGCGCCTGCGCACCGAAGTGCGCGACAGCATTATGGCGATGCACCAGCAGCTCAAAACCAGCACCATTTATGTCACGCACGATCAGACCGAAGCCATGTCGATGGCCGACCGCATTGTGGTGATGAATGGCGGTCACGTGCAGCAAGTTGGTCGTCCGGAGCACCTTTATGCGCACCCGGCGAACCTGTTTGTCGCCGGGTTTATCGGCTCTCCGGCGATGAATCTGCTCTCGCTGCCGTGCGCCAATGGTAGCGTGCTGCTGGACGAGCAACGCCTGCCGTTACCGGTTCACGCGCGCGATGCCGCTGACGTGTGGCTGGGCATTCGACCAGAGCACATTACCGATACGCCGGAAGTGGACCAACTGGTGCTGCCCGCCACGGTGATTCAGCGGGAACTGATGGGCGCAGACTATCAGCTACATGTCAGCACGCCGATTGGCAATCTGCGTTATATCCGCCGTCACAGAGGCGATGTCCCCACCAAAGGGGACACCCTCCGCGTCGGTTTTTCACCCCTTGATAGCCATCTTTTTGATGCGCAAACCTTGCTTAACTTACACCAGGAGAAAGACCATGCATAA
- a CDS encoding ABC transporter substrate-binding protein: MHKPLPKTLRVLTYAITLAISGTAMAQEKIDFMFPAPVDGKLTMEMTRVIKAFNDSQKEVEVRGIFTGNYDTTKMKAESAQKAGQPPALVIMSANFTTDLALKDEILPMDELFKYGDKKAGDFLQTAFWPAMRKNAQVMGVTYAIPFHNSTPILYYNKTMFDQAGIKQPPQNWKELLDDAKKLTDQSKGQWGIMLPSTNDDYGGWIFSSLVRANGGNYFNENYPGEVYYNAPTTIGALRFWQDLIYKDKVMPSGVLNSKQISAAFFSGKLGMAMLSTGALGFMRENTKDFELGVAMMPAQEQRAVPIGGASLVSFKGINDAQKKAAYQFLTYLVSPEVNGAWSRFTGYFSPLKASYDTAEMKEYLKQDPRAAIALEQLQYAHPWYSTYETVAVRKAMENQLAAVVNDEKVTPEAAAGAAQKEADALMKPYVEKTALQAVK, encoded by the coding sequence ATGCATAAGCCTCTGCCAAAGACGCTGCGAGTGCTTACTTACGCTATTACCCTTGCTATTAGCGGTACTGCGATGGCGCAGGAGAAGATTGATTTCATGTTTCCGGCCCCGGTGGACGGCAAACTGACGATGGAGATGACGCGTGTCATCAAAGCGTTTAACGACTCACAAAAAGAGGTGGAAGTGCGCGGGATTTTTACCGGCAATTACGACACCACCAAAATGAAGGCCGAATCCGCGCAGAAAGCGGGCCAGCCGCCTGCGCTGGTGATCATGTCCGCCAACTTCACCACCGATCTGGCGCTGAAAGATGAAATTCTGCCGATGGACGAGTTGTTCAAATATGGCGACAAAAAAGCGGGCGATTTCCTGCAAACCGCCTTCTGGCCTGCGATGCGCAAAAACGCGCAGGTGATGGGCGTAACCTACGCCATTCCGTTCCACAACTCGACGCCGATCCTTTACTACAACAAAACGATGTTCGACCAGGCGGGCATCAAACAGCCGCCGCAAAACTGGAAAGAGCTGCTCGACGACGCGAAAAAACTCACCGACCAGAGTAAAGGCCAGTGGGGCATTATGCTGCCCTCGACCAACGACGATTACGGCGGTTGGATCTTTTCTTCGCTGGTGCGCGCCAACGGCGGCAACTACTTCAACGAAAATTATCCCGGCGAAGTCTATTACAACGCGCCAACCACCATCGGCGCGCTGCGCTTCTGGCAGGATTTGATCTACAAAGACAAAGTGATGCCCTCCGGCGTGCTGAACTCTAAACAGATCAGCGCCGCGTTTTTCTCTGGCAAGCTGGGCATGGCAATGCTGAGCACCGGCGCGCTGGGCTTTATGCGTGAGAACACCAAAGATTTCGAGCTGGGTGTGGCGATGATGCCCGCGCAGGAGCAGCGCGCCGTGCCGATTGGCGGTGCCAGCCTGGTGAGCTTTAAGGGCATCAACGATGCACAGAAAAAAGCGGCTTATCAGTTTCTGACGTATCTCGTCAGCCCGGAAGTGAACGGCGCCTGGAGCCGCTTTACCGGCTACTTCTCACCGCTGAAAGCCTCTTACGACACCGCCGAAATGAAAGAATACCTGAAGCAGGATCCGCGTGCGGCGATTGCACTGGAGCAGTTGCAATATGCCCACCCGTGGTACTCCACTTACGAAACGGTCGCGGTACGTAAAGCGATGGAAAACCAGCTCGCTGCGGTAGTGAACGACGAGAAAGTTACCCCGGAAGCCGCCGCCGGAGCCGCGCAGAAAGAAGCCGATGCATTGATGAAACCGTACGTTGAAAAAACGGCGCTGCAAGCTGTGAAATAA
- a CDS encoding zinc ribbon domain-containing protein, with protein MSHAELHCHSCGMPLSAPESRGPSDKYCVWCTDSEGQLKSWEEAVSGLAQYLDSWQHVGNEEARKRAVRYLTSMPAWADRA; from the coding sequence ATGTCTCACGCCGAACTTCACTGCCACTCCTGTGGAATGCCGCTATCCGCACCGGAATCCCGTGGCCCCAGCGATAAATATTGCGTCTGGTGTACCGACAGCGAGGGCCAGTTGAAATCCTGGGAAGAGGCCGTTTCCGGCCTTGCGCAGTACCTGGATTCCTGGCAGCACGTCGGCAACGAAGAAGCGCGTAAACGCGCCGTTCGCTACCTGACCTCCATGCCCGCCTGGGCTGACAGAGCCTGA
- a CDS encoding DEAD/DEAH box helicase, producing the protein MKPDNWKAITPQAVAEKMSFDASQDDWQYDAQEASMAARQAEGVAGLWNILAKRKLALLADEVGMGKTYQAIGVMLQLWHKKPDAKILILAPNKDICLHWKREYKTFLQHHYRAKNSKICNARREPVHEARIFTRLPELEQDIRESRGNFYLTTIHSLSGLVPEWEKKEQNVQERAARQAAKIHAQIKATLGEQGFDLIIIDEAHYFRNRDGKSQRAAAAKRFFGEDDNRLGQRTLLLTATPNHSSSRNVADILRYFVDPDTISPDGDAKTLLKTFAIRRLRQMQGKGVTNNKYNYRHEQATAADFTDNTDAELFFALYQRELVKMLGAKGERRQFQYGYLEGFESTGIVAKEDSESGEENSDDMARDAFHQAPDSRLLAELTQAFQDIYHRFPDHPKYGALVKQCVPEQLFTAPRPLYRDKHLVFVRRIPSVREITQRVNAEYDELMAQEIISAWGVESPDETLKAWRKSGWSRKYFNRLTQAAQVLQEASEYLEDEAESSEDEEINARKQNELKLSSKIADLFVVKRSGEKRTDCTNVSQRFRRAESLFSLFLEPAADYCCAQYATYYRLTDRQRDNFGDAARDARLQTWPAAPGLTCSEKVQENRYEQPLQTAWGMMFPLLPAHCQQQLRDWQASNPAIVENLANYLKTGYLFASPVMIELYCWFIRFSRQSTTSDVQKRYRDFTASIADKLPGSLLLRYFINGIETFGAMCEKITDHPLADWKTPWRELTNLSSPAWYASGQTDNRQRLILGFNSPFYPNVLVATSVFQEGVNLHLQCNQVHHYGIAWTPGDNEQRVGRVDRLFGRVNHLLKAHGTTELRIHYPYLAQSLDQDQLAAFIQHKRNFEAKLDACDFDQFSREINLNDETGGWEAALRKPQADLKPVDPYPAEFAGATDPAK; encoded by the coding sequence ATGAAGCCTGATAACTGGAAAGCCATTACCCCGCAGGCGGTGGCGGAAAAGATGAGTTTTGACGCGTCGCAAGACGACTGGCAATACGATGCGCAGGAAGCGTCTATGGCCGCGCGCCAGGCCGAGGGTGTCGCCGGGCTGTGGAACATTCTGGCGAAACGCAAGCTGGCACTGCTGGCCGATGAAGTGGGAATGGGTAAAACCTACCAGGCGATTGGTGTGATGCTCCAGCTCTGGCATAAAAAGCCCGACGCGAAAATCCTTATCCTCGCGCCCAATAAAGACATTTGTCTGCACTGGAAACGGGAATACAAAACCTTTTTGCAGCATCACTATCGCGCTAAAAATTCGAAGATTTGCAATGCCCGAAGGGAGCCAGTGCACGAGGCGCGTATTTTCACAAGGTTGCCCGAGCTGGAGCAAGACATCCGCGAATCACGGGGCAATTTTTACCTGACCACCATTCATTCGCTCAGTGGGCTGGTGCCGGAGTGGGAGAAAAAAGAGCAGAACGTGCAGGAGCGCGCCGCGCGCCAGGCCGCGAAAATTCATGCGCAAATTAAAGCGACGCTGGGCGAACAAGGGTTTGATCTCATCATCATTGATGAGGCGCACTACTTCCGTAATCGCGATGGCAAATCCCAGCGCGCGGCGGCGGCGAAGCGCTTTTTTGGTGAGGACGATAACCGCTTAGGGCAACGAACGTTGTTACTCACCGCGACGCCGAATCACTCTTCATCACGCAATGTCGCCGATATTTTGCGTTACTTCGTCGATCCGGACACGATTAGCCCCGACGGCGATGCGAAAACGCTGTTAAAAACCTTTGCCATTCGCCGCCTGCGACAAATGCAGGGAAAGGGCGTGACCAACAATAAATATAACTACCGCCATGAGCAGGCGACGGCGGCGGATTTTACCGACAACACTGATGCGGAGCTCTTTTTCGCTCTTTACCAGCGCGAACTCGTCAAGATGCTGGGCGCAAAAGGCGAGCGCCGCCAGTTCCAGTATGGCTATCTCGAAGGGTTTGAATCGACCGGTATTGTTGCCAAAGAGGACAGCGAAAGCGGTGAAGAGAATTCGGACGATATGGCGAGAGACGCCTTTCATCAGGCGCCGGATAGCCGTTTGCTGGCGGAGCTGACGCAAGCGTTTCAGGATATTTACCACCGTTTTCCGGATCACCCGAAATATGGCGCGCTGGTTAAGCAGTGCGTGCCTGAGCAGTTGTTTACTGCGCCACGCCCGCTGTATCGCGATAAACATCTGGTGTTTGTGCGCCGCATCCCCTCGGTACGAGAAATTACTCAGCGCGTTAATGCTGAATATGACGAACTGATGGCGCAGGAGATAATCTCTGCCTGGGGCGTTGAATCCCCGGATGAGACGCTAAAAGCGTGGCGCAAAAGCGGCTGGTCACGTAAATATTTCAACCGCCTTACGCAGGCTGCGCAGGTGTTGCAGGAGGCGTCAGAGTACCTGGAAGACGAAGCCGAGAGTAGCGAAGACGAGGAGATCAACGCGCGCAAGCAAAATGAGCTGAAGCTCTCATCGAAAATCGCCGATCTGTTTGTGGTGAAAAGAAGCGGTGAGAAGCGAACCGATTGCACCAACGTCAGCCAGCGTTTTCGTCGGGCCGAAAGCCTGTTCTCCTTGTTTCTGGAACCAGCAGCGGATTATTGCTGTGCGCAATATGCCACCTATTACCGGCTTACCGATCGCCAGCGCGATAACTTTGGCGATGCGGCGCGTGACGCCCGCCTGCAAACGTGGCCTGCTGCGCCGGGTCTTACGTGTAGCGAAAAGGTGCAAGAAAACCGTTATGAGCAACCGCTGCAAACGGCCTGGGGAATGATGTTTCCGCTGCTGCCCGCGCATTGCCAGCAGCAACTTCGTGACTGGCAGGCAAGCAACCCGGCGATTGTGGAAAACCTCGCTAACTACCTGAAAACGGGCTACCTCTTCGCCAGCCCGGTGATGATTGAACTCTACTGCTGGTTTATCCGCTTTAGCCGCCAGAGCACCACCTCGGATGTGCAAAAGCGCTACCGCGATTTTACCGCCAGCATTGCCGATAAATTGCCGGGATCGTTACTGCTGCGCTATTTCATCAATGGCATTGAAACCTTCGGGGCGATGTGTGAAAAAATCACCGATCACCCACTGGCTGACTGGAAAACACCGTGGCGGGAACTGACCAACCTCTCAAGCCCGGCGTGGTACGCCAGCGGCCAAACCGATAACCGGCAACGCTTGATCCTCGGGTTCAACAGCCCTTTTTATCCCAACGTGCTGGTGGCAACGTCTGTGTTCCAGGAAGGGGTGAACCTGCATTTGCAGTGTAACCAGGTGCATCACTACGGGATTGCCTGGACACCCGGCGATAACGAGCAGCGCGTGGGGCGTGTCGATCGGCTGTTTGGCCGCGTCAACCATCTGTTAAAAGCGCATGGAACCACGGAACTGCGCATTCACTATCCTTACCTCGCGCAGTCGCTGGATCAGGATCAGCTCGCCGCATTCATCCAGCACAAACGGAATTTTGAAGCGAAGCTCGATGCCTGCGACTTTGATCAGTTCAGCCGGGAGATCAATCTCAATGACGAAACCGGCGGTTGGGAGGCGGCGCTGCGCAAACCCCAGGCCGACCTTAAACCGGTCGATCCTTATCCGGCGGAATTTGCCGGGGCAACAGACCCGGCAAAGTAA